In the Haloferula helveola genome, one interval contains:
- a CDS encoding MBL fold metallo-hydrolase encodes MENEDIRPKRASAHYSGILPQRGWPQRNYKFFRHRIVPGMFRRPDGQMQAPVLNPPPEGSVRVTWIGHAAFFLQFADHALIIDPNWARWHGIVRRRREPGLPIDMIPELDLVLVTHAHFDHLHKPSLKILQARDGIVVPRGSASLVRRLGFPEVHEMKIWERLELDELHILHTPSHHWGARYIHDTHRDYGGYLIEAGGKSVFHCGDSAWFDGFAEIGRRCPGIDVALMPIGAYDAPSGRDVHMNPEEAVRAFAEIGAKVMIPMHYDTFPLGNEAPGEAVDRLLQEADRLGISEHVLIPEEGVGIEW; translated from the coding sequence ATGGAGAACGAGGACATCCGGCCGAAACGGGCCAGCGCGCATTATTCCGGCATCCTGCCCCAGCGGGGATGGCCGCAGAGGAACTACAAGTTCTTCCGCCACCGCATCGTTCCCGGAATGTTCCGCCGTCCCGACGGCCAGATGCAGGCGCCGGTGCTGAATCCGCCGCCGGAAGGATCGGTGAGGGTCACCTGGATCGGACACGCCGCATTTTTCCTGCAGTTCGCCGACCATGCGCTCATCATCGATCCCAACTGGGCCCGCTGGCACGGCATCGTCCGCCGGCGTCGCGAGCCCGGTCTGCCGATCGACATGATCCCCGAACTGGATCTGGTGCTGGTGACGCATGCGCACTTCGACCACCTGCACAAGCCCAGCCTGAAGATCCTCCAAGCGCGTGACGGGATCGTGGTTCCACGCGGCAGCGCCTCGCTGGTGAGGCGGTTGGGATTTCCCGAGGTCCATGAGATGAAGATCTGGGAGCGGTTGGAGCTCGATGAACTCCATATTCTGCACACCCCGAGCCACCACTGGGGCGCGCGCTACATCCACGACACCCACCGCGACTACGGCGGCTACCTGATCGAGGCGGGCGGCAAGAGCGTCTTCCACTGCGGGGACTCGGCGTGGTTCGACGGCTTTGCCGAGATCGGACGCCGCTGTCCTGGGATCGACGTCGCGCTGATGCCCATCGGTGCCTACGACGCCCCGAGTGGTCGCGACGTCCACATGAATCCGGAGGAAGCCGTTCGTGCCTTCGCCGAGATCGGGGCCAAGGTGATGATCCCGATGCACTACGACACTTTCCCGCTCGGCAATGAGGCGCCGGGTGAGGCGGTCGACCGCCTGCTGCAGGAGGCCGACCGGCTCGGCATCAGCGAGCACGTGCTGATCCCGGAAGAGGGCGTCGGAATCGAGTGGTGA
- a CDS encoding cytochrome c3 family protein → MANFFPRWTNLLPFKIGFCVIALGAGVVAGFTYYATPKTLAVGYQPSQPIPFSHKIHVDQLGLDCRYCHSFVDVSNHSNVPTSNTCWNCHQHVQKESPKLQPLRNRMDPSLKHPDFGKPVEWVRIHKTPDYVYFSHLVHVNRGISCQSCHGRVDQMEVVYQDQNLSMGWCLECHRAPEKHLRPLEEVYNLKYDPARYLAKKVDGVSNAERLGVKTTEELGLKLKEMWQIQPRETCATCHH, encoded by the coding sequence ATGGCCAATTTCTTCCCGCGCTGGACCAACCTTCTCCCGTTCAAGATCGGATTCTGCGTGATCGCCCTCGGCGCGGGCGTCGTCGCCGGGTTTACCTACTACGCGACACCGAAGACGCTCGCGGTCGGCTATCAGCCGTCCCAGCCAATTCCGTTCTCGCACAAGATCCACGTCGACCAGCTCGGCCTCGATTGCCGCTACTGCCACTCGTTCGTCGATGTTTCGAACCACTCGAACGTGCCGACGTCGAACACCTGCTGGAACTGCCACCAGCACGTGCAGAAGGAGAGCCCGAAGTTGCAGCCGCTGCGCAATCGGATGGACCCCTCGCTGAAGCACCCGGACTTCGGCAAGCCGGTCGAGTGGGTGCGGATCCACAAGACGCCCGACTACGTCTACTTCAGCCACCTCGTCCACGTGAACCGGGGCATTTCCTGCCAGAGCTGCCACGGCCGGGTCGACCAGATGGAAGTCGTCTATCAGGACCAGAACCTATCGATGGGCTGGTGCCTCGAGTGCCACCGCGCTCCGGAGAAGCACCTCCGTCCTCTCGAGGAGGTCTACAACCTCAAGTATGACCCCGCCCGCTACCTCGCCAAGAAGGTCGACGGTGTCAGCAATGCCGAGCGTCTCGGAGTCAAGACGACCGAGGAACTGGGCCTGAAACTCAAGGAGATGTGGCAGATCCAGCCGCGTGAGACCTGCGCCACCTGCCACCACTGA